ACCCCGGCCATCAGATCCCATGTGAGGCTTGGCTGTTCGGGGCGACTCGCCCTGAAGTTCACCTCAAACAAGGTTCTAAACGCACGTTGAAGTCATGATGCTGCACGCACGACGCATGTCCTATGCGTCCTCTGCTCCTTGTGGTCCATCTGCGGAAGCGGATCGGGCCATATTTTGCGCATTGACGGAAAGCGCGCGTCACTGCCGGAGACGGCGCGAGTTCAAGCCCGCAAGGGTACTGAGATAAAACGTAAGGGATGGTTGAATGCCTACCGTAAACCAGCTGATCCGCAAGCCTCGCCAGGCGAACGTAAAGCGTAACAAGGTTCCCGCACTCCAGGAGAACCCGCAGAAGCGCGGCGTTTGCACGCGCGTCTACACGACGACGCCGAAGAAGCCGAACTCGGCTCTGCGTAAGGTCGCAAAGATCCGCCTGACCAACGGCTTCGAAGTCATTGGTTACATCCCCGGCGAAGGTCACAACCTTCAGGAACACTCTGTCGTCATGATCCGTGGCGGCCGCGTCAAGGACCTTCCGGGTGTCCGTTATCACATCATCCGCGGCGTTCTCGATACTCAGGGTGTCAAGAACCGCAAGCAGCGCCGCTCCAAGTACGGCGCGAAGCGTCCGAAGTAATTCGGTTTTTGAATAATCCGGCGCTGCGCGAGGTCCTCCGCGTCATGAAGCGCCTTAACGGTTGAAGAGACAAAATATGTCCAGACGTCATAAAGCAGAAAAGCGCGAGATCAATCCGGACCCGAAGTTCGGCGATCTCGTCGTCACCAAGTTCATGAATGCCATCATGCTCGACGGCAAGAAGTCCGTTGCTGAAAACATCGTCTACGGTGCGTTCGACGTTGTCCAGGGCAAGGCCAAGCAGGAGCCGCTCACGGTTTTCCATTCTGCGCTTGAGAACATTGCTCCGCACGTTGAAGTTCGCTCGCGTCGTGTCGGTGGTGCGACCTATCAGGTCCCCGTCGATGTTCGTCCGGAGCGCCGCCAGGCTCTTGCTATTCGCTGGCTGATCGCTGCTGCCCGCAAGCGCAATGAAACGACTATGGTTGACCGCCTTTCTGGCGAACTGCTCGATGCGTCCAACAACCGCGGCTCCGCCGTCAAGAAGCGCGAAGACACGCACAAGATGGCTGACGCCAACCGCGCGTTCTCGCACTATCGCTGGTAATTCCGAACGGTATCGAAAGGCAGTCCACAATGGCTCGCGAATATAAGATCGAAGACTACCGCAATTTCGGTATCATGGCGCATATCGACGCCGGCAAGACCACGACCACCGAGCGTATTCTTTATTACACCGGCAAGTCGCACAAGATCGGCGAAGTCCACGACGGCGCAGCCACCATGGACTGGATGGAGCAGGAGCAGGAGCGTGGCATCACCATCACCTCTGCTGCCACCACGACCTACTGGAAGGGCCGTGACGGCAAAACGCGCCGCTTCAACATCATCGACACTCCCGGCCACGTCGACTTCACCATTGAAGTCGAGCGTTCGCTGCGCGTTCTCGACGGCGCCATCGCGCTGCTCGACGCCAACGCCGGTGTCGAGCCGCAGACGGAAACCGTCTGGCGCCAGGCTGAAAAATACAATGTCCCGCGGATGATCTTCTGCAACAAGATGGACAAGACCGGTGCGGACTTCTACCGCTCCGTCGAGATGATCAAGACCCGTCTCGGTGCAACGGCTGTCGTCATGCAGCTGCCGATCGGTGCGGAGACTGAATTCAAGGGCGTCATCGACCTGGTCGAGATGAACGCACTCATCTGGCGCGACGAGTCGCTCGGCGCCCAGTGGGATGTCG
The Rhizobium leguminosarum DNA segment above includes these coding regions:
- the rpsL gene encoding 30S ribosomal protein S12; the protein is MPTVNQLIRKPRQANVKRNKVPALQENPQKRGVCTRVYTTTPKKPNSALRKVAKIRLTNGFEVIGYIPGEGHNLQEHSVVMIRGGRVKDLPGVRYHIIRGVLDTQGVKNRKQRRSKYGAKRPK
- the rpsG gene encoding 30S ribosomal protein S7, producing MSRRHKAEKREINPDPKFGDLVVTKFMNAIMLDGKKSVAENIVYGAFDVVQGKAKQEPLTVFHSALENIAPHVEVRSRRVGGATYQVPVDVRPERRQALAIRWLIAAARKRNETTMVDRLSGELLDASNNRGSAVKKREDTHKMADANRAFSHYRW